A portion of the Edaphobacter lichenicola genome contains these proteins:
- a CDS encoding aldehyde dehydrogenase family protein — protein MNSFQHIFDQQREYFLTDKTKTFEWRIDQLNRAEKMLVENKDAFCAALHTDFGKPPFEQLFEITVPLGVIKYYRENLNDLMKPQAVEIPKGLEATGNSGIIYKEPYGVTLVIGPFNAPILLLLDPAMAAVAAGNPVILKPANTTPATAALFQQLVPKYFEPQSVNVVTGGRLEITELLQLPFDFIFFTGSASTGKVVMRAAAENLTPIVLELGGQNPTIVDETANLDIAVERIAWGHNAISGQWCIAPGYVYIHESVATVFLDKLKAAIRGMYGDDPQQSPDFARMISDHDVDRMASYLIPEKIIIGGRMDKASRYVEPTVMYPVEWTDAVMQQEIFGPILPVLPYKDLKEIVEIVKRRPKSLACYIFSKNQATIDYVMNAVSFGGGCVNQTNLHCWIDSLPFGGVGMSGMGKYYGKAGFDALSNTKAMLIGNPDLKLDVFPPYIGNKAEEALKLFA, from the coding sequence ATGAACAGTTTTCAGCATATCTTCGATCAGCAGCGCGAGTATTTTCTGACCGACAAGACAAAGACCTTCGAATGGCGGATCGATCAGTTGAATCGTGCAGAAAAGATGCTCGTTGAGAACAAAGACGCCTTCTGTGCCGCTCTCCATACCGATTTCGGCAAACCACCCTTCGAGCAGCTATTTGAAATCACGGTGCCGCTTGGCGTCATCAAGTACTACCGGGAGAACCTGAATGACCTGATGAAGCCTCAGGCGGTTGAGATTCCCAAGGGGCTTGAAGCGACCGGTAATAGCGGCATCATTTACAAGGAGCCCTATGGCGTAACGCTCGTAATTGGGCCCTTTAATGCGCCGATTCTCCTCCTGCTCGATCCCGCGATGGCCGCAGTTGCAGCCGGAAATCCAGTGATCCTGAAGCCCGCGAACACAACTCCGGCCACCGCAGCGCTCTTCCAGCAGCTTGTGCCCAAGTATTTTGAGCCACAGTCGGTCAACGTAGTGACAGGTGGACGCCTAGAGATTACGGAACTGCTTCAACTTCCGTTCGATTTCATCTTCTTTACCGGGAGCGCCTCCACGGGAAAGGTAGTCATGCGGGCAGCTGCGGAGAATCTCACGCCGATCGTGCTCGAGTTGGGCGGTCAGAATCCGACCATCGTCGATGAGACCGCAAATCTCGATATCGCAGTGGAGCGGATCGCGTGGGGACACAACGCCATTTCAGGGCAATGGTGCATCGCTCCGGGATATGTTTACATCCATGAGTCGGTGGCAACGGTCTTTCTCGATAAGCTGAAGGCGGCGATTCGTGGCATGTATGGCGACGACCCCCAGCAGAGCCCAGATTTTGCCCGCATGATCAGCGATCACGACGTTGACCGCATGGCTTCCTATCTGATTCCGGAGAAGATCATCATCGGCGGCAGGATGGACAAGGCTAGCCGCTACGTAGAGCCCACGGTAATGTATCCGGTAGAGTGGACCGACGCGGTCATGCAGCAGGAGATCTTCGGACCGATCCTGCCGGTATTGCCCTACAAGGATCTGAAAGAAATCGTCGAGATCGTAAAGCGCAGACCAAAGTCCCTTGCCTGTTACATTTTCAGCAAAAATCAAGCGACCATCGACTATGTGATGAACGCAGTTTCATTTGGCGGCGGCTGCGTGAACCAGACCAACCTTCACTGCTGGATCGACAGTCTGCCGTTTGGTGGTGTGGGCATGTCCGGAATGGGCAAGTACTACGGCAAGGCGGGATTCGATGCTTTAAGCAATACCAAGGCAATGCTGATTGGTAATCCGGATCTGAAGCTTGACGTATTTCCGCCCTATATTGGCAACAAAGCCGAGGAGGCGTTGAAACTTTTTGCGTGA